The Citrifermentans bemidjiense Bem genome window below encodes:
- a CDS encoding dTDP-4-dehydrorhamnose 3,5-epimerase family protein has product MSGITSFTKGRIHDVVLKPLGKFLDERGWLCELFRSDELEQSVLPAMTYVSMTQPGVTRGPHEHVDQTDYFCFMGPSNFKVYLWDTRPDSPSRGVRQVVYAGLDAPLAMIVPPGVVHAYRNVGTENGIVFNAPNRLYAGEGKREPVDEIRHEEAAGSPYQID; this is encoded by the coding sequence ATGAGCGGGATAACCAGTTTCACCAAGGGGCGTATCCACGACGTGGTGCTTAAGCCGCTGGGGAAGTTCCTGGACGAGCGGGGGTGGCTTTGCGAGCTTTTCCGCAGCGACGAGCTGGAGCAGTCGGTGCTTCCCGCCATGACCTATGTCTCGATGACCCAGCCGGGGGTGACCCGCGGGCCCCACGAGCACGTCGACCAGACCGACTACTTCTGCTTCATGGGTCCTTCAAACTTCAAGGTCTACCTTTGGGACACGCGCCCCGACTCCCCGAGCCGCGGAGTCAGGCAGGTGGTCTACGCCGGCCTCGACGCTCCGCTGGCCATGATAGTTCCGCCCGGAGTGGTTCATGCCTACCGCAACGTAGGGACGGAGAACGGCATCGTCTTCAACGCGCCGAACCGGCTCTATGCCGGAGAGGGAAAGCGCGAGCCGGTGGACGAGATCCGGCACGAAGAAGCGGCCGGCTCGCCTTACCAGATCGACTAG